The Syntrophales bacterium nucleotide sequence TTGCCAAGCTTAACGTGGACGAAAACCAGGTTATTGCCTCTCGTTACAATATCCGCAGCATCCCGACAATGCTGTTTTTCAGGGACGGCAAAATGGTCAAAAGCCTGGTTGGCGCCCTGCCGAAAGAGACTATTGAACAAAATATCAGCGCGCTGATGCAAAAAAATTAACAGGCGCCAAGGAGAAAAAACCATGCCGGATGCAGGGGAACTCAACCGCAAACAGCTTTATAGTTGCCGCATTTTTGACTTGTACCAAAGCGACGTCCGGCTTCCCGATGGCAGGACATTCCAGTATAGCTGGCTTGACCACCGCCCCACCGTAGCCGTCGTCCCGGTAAATCAGGACGGCAAGCTGGTGCTGATTGATCAGTACCGGCAAGCTGCAGGCGGGATGATTGTCGAAATACCTGCCGGCACTATGGACAAGCAAGGAGAGGATGTCGCGGGATGCGTACAGCGTGAACTAGCCGAAGAGGCGGGCTTCCAGGCCGGCCGTCTGATCAGGCTTTTCGAAGGATATCTCGTCCCTGGATATTCCAATGAATACATGTACTTTTACCTTGCCACCGATCTTCACGCCGCATCCCTTCCCGGTGACGAGGACGAGTATATACGGGTCATGCACGTTTCCTTCGACGAGGCCAGGCGGATGATCCGCGACAGGCGGATCGTTGACGTCAAGACGGCGCTCGGCATACATATGGCGTGGGATTTTCTGCAGGACAGGCTTGATGTTTAACCGCTATACGGCGACTCAGTAAGGAAACGAATGAACGAGGCATTTAAAAAAAAACTGCAAACAGGGCTGCGGGAAGGAATAAAAAAGGGGTATGAGGGTTTTATCTGGATGATGAAGATCGTGATCCCGATCTCGCTTTTCACGGCAATTCTCGACTGGAGCGGCCTTTTGGCTCATCTTGATTTTTTTCTCAAACCCTTGATGGGGGCGCTTTCTCTTCCTCCCGAGGCGGCCTTGCCGCTTTTGATAGGCATTCTCAGCTCCGTTTACGCCGCGATCGCGGCGATGATAGTCTTTCCCTTCAGCGCCGGGCAAATAACGCTGATGGCCGTTTTTGTCCTGACCGCTCATGCGCTGATCCAGGAAGGCATAATTCAGGGCAAGTCCGGCATCCATCCACTCAAGGCAACACTGGTCCGGCTTGGCGCCGCGGCAGCCCTTGTCCTGCTGATTGCGCCCTGGGCGGGGAGTTCCACGATGATGCCCGCAGCCGCCATGGGAACGGTCGCGGCAAACACCGCCTTTACTGCCATGATCGGGCGCTGGGCGATAACTACAGCGTGGCTTATCGTTAAAATATTATTCATTATCATTGCGCTGCTTACCGTTTTGGAACTGCTCAAGACATTCGATTTGATTCACCCCTTTGTGCGGGC carries:
- a CDS encoding NUDIX hydrolase produces the protein MPDAGELNRKQLYSCRIFDLYQSDVRLPDGRTFQYSWLDHRPTVAVVPVNQDGKLVLIDQYRQAAGGMIVEIPAGTMDKQGEDVAGCVQRELAEEAGFQAGRLIRLFEGYLVPGYSNEYMYFYLATDLHAASLPGDEDEYIRVMHVSFDEARRMIRDRRIVDVKTALGIHMAWDFLQDRLDV